Proteins encoded by one window of Sphaerodactylus townsendi isolate TG3544 linkage group LG04, MPM_Stown_v2.3, whole genome shotgun sequence:
- the LOC125431381 gene encoding 28S ribosomal protein S34, mitochondrial-like: MEEEQATAPHRLLYWLSHVTSEAPQPIGCDLRGAQEPTLQGRRPEEDSIAMARKKLYRPIAAMAKKIREYRALKNQPRDSQRFALDYETMTRPFTGKRLPALAWEDVRNENRLFTLLCRLHHFGIGRMVTRKSWVWEFDEPCYWVITSIKVDYTAENMDHGKAWGYLTFRGQTDNTLQEILKVMYHDWRMVPKHEEETFGGGEQNKSTAGSNDWSIYSTILV; this comes from the exons ATGGAGGAAGAACAGGCCACGGCCCCACACCGCCTCCTGTATTGGCTCAGCCATGTGACGTCTGAGGCGCCGCAGCCAATCGGCTGCGACCTCCGGGGTGCACAG GAGCCTActctgcaggggcggcggccggAGGAAGACTCG ATAGCCATGGCTCGCAAGAAACTTTACCGCCCCATCGCAGCCATGGCCAAGAAGATCCGAGAGTACAGGGCTTTGAAAAACCAACCCCGAGACTCTCAGCGCTTTGCCCTGGACTATGAGACCATGACCCGTCCCTTTACAGGCAAGCGTCTGCCTGCACTGGCTTGGGAGGATGTGAGGAACGAAAATCGGCTCTTCACCCTGCTGTGCCGGCTGCATCATTTTGGCATCGGGCGCATGGTGACGCGCAAATCTTGGGTGTGGGAATTTGATGAGCCGTGCTACTGGGTCATCACCAGCATAAAAGTGGATTATACCGCTGAG AATATGGATCACGGAAAAGCATGGGGCTATCTAACATTCAGAG GCCAGACGGACAACACACTGCAAGAAATTCTGAAGGTTATGTATCATGATTGGCGCATGGTTCCTAAGCATGAGGAGgagacttttgggggggggg